The Simkaniaceae bacterium sequence TTGTATGCGTCAAAGAATTATTTGTACTAGCCATTGCAGCCTCGCGAGGTTTAAATATAATTGAGGGGCATCATCTCGACTTTGCAACTTTTTGGTCCCGCCTGCCGCGGTCTTTGCTCTCGGACGTTCGGCCTATGGTCGAACTCGGAGATTATTAAAACCGGGAAGGGGTAAAAAACCCCTTCCCGGTTTTAATAACTCCCTAGAGAACAAATATCTCGAGGCCTTCGGGTCCAAAAAGTTACAAAGTCGAGATCATAGCATGATTTATCGATTTTTACCAAATCTTTATATACCGTGGCGGGCTAAATGCATTAGCCGTAACACCATGGATATTTTTACTTTAAATAAATAAGAGCGATGAGTATGATTTGCGCCCTTTAATAGGGGGAGTTATGCCGGTAATAGTAAATCAAGCGCATTCCGTTAACAGTACAGAAAATTTTTTATTTACTTTGTCAACAAGTGCGCTAGGCGGATTTGTTGGGGGTTTTCTCTGCTTTCCTCCTGAGGGATTAAAGAAACGTCTTCAAGCCGGAGGGGTAGATAGTTCTGATTTCCATATTAAAAATTTTCCAAACGGGAAAGTTTTGCGTATTTTACATCCCCTTGAGTTGTTTAGAGGATCAGTCGCTTTTGCTAGCGCAGTCATGGTAGCATCTACAACGAGTATGACATTCAACGCTCTGATGAAAACACATCCCTCATATGACGAGTCTTCTAAAATATGGGGTGGAGCCTCTGCGATTCTAAGTGGAATGTTAGGAGCTATTGTCGGATCAACGCCTGTTGAAAACACGATTTTAGTTCAACAAGTTCACAAGTTAGGGCCAAGTGCCGCCATGCAACATATGATCAAACAAAGTTGGACAAGGCCTTGGGTAGGCGTCAAGGAACTGATGTTTCGTGAAGCGGGATTTGCGGGCGTGATGCTTTTTGCAGGCCCTGAGACGCGTCGTGTTGTTCTTGATAAGACGCATAGCCCTAGTTTGGCATTTGCTGCAGAAATCATTGCAGGAATCGGTGGTTCTTTCCTCACGCATCCGGCTGATTCTATTGCGACATATAGGCAAAAATTAGACGGCAAGCTCTCTCTTTCGGATGCTATAAAAACGATGTATAAAGAAGGGGGAATGCGCACTTTCTTTAAAGGAGCTATTTTCAGGAGTATGCTTTTTACCGGATGCGCTACCATCATTCCCAGAGCTTCAAAGATTGCAGATGAGATTTTGCGATGAATAGGGTCGCGATAAGATTCGCAGAAGGTGCCATGACCCTCTATGGATACCACTTAGCGTCGTCATGGGCAGAAGCGCATTTTCCTCCGCATCCCAT is a genomic window containing:
- a CDS encoding MC/SLC25 family protein translates to MPVIVNQAHSVNSTENFLFTLSTSALGGFVGGFLCFPPEGLKKRLQAGGVDSSDFHIKNFPNGKVLRILHPLELFRGSVAFASAVMVASTTSMTFNALMKTHPSYDESSKIWGGASAILSGMLGAIVGSTPVENTILVQQVHKLGPSAAMQHMIKQSWTRPWVGVKELMFREAGFAGVMLFAGPETRRVVLDKTHSPSLAFAAEIIAGIGGSFLTHPADSIATYRQKLDGKLSLSDAIKTMYKEGGMRTFFKGAIFRSMLFTGCATIIPRASKIADEILR